The following nucleotide sequence is from Meiothermus cerbereus DSM 11376.
CTTGCGGATTTTAGAAGACCTCGAGGCCAGGGGTATCAACCGCACCTCCTCCGAACAGCTAGCCGAAGAAGCCCAGGTTACCGCCTTTCAGGTACGCAAAGACCTCTCCTACTTTGGCAGCTATGGCACCCGGGGAGTGGGCTACACGGTACAGGTTTTGCGCCGTGAGCTGCGGCAAATCCTGGGCCTGAACCGCCGCTGGGGGCTCTGCATTGTGGGCATGGGTCGGTTGGGTCAGGCTATTGCTGACTACCCTGGTTTTAGTGAGATTTTCGAACTGCGGGGTCTCTTCGACCGTGATCCCTCCAAAATCACCACCACCTTCCGGGGTTTGCAGGTTGAAAGCATGGACAACCTGCCGCGGGCCGTGGCCGAAAGACGCATCGATTTCGGCCTTCTGGCAGTTCCTGCTGATTCGGCCCAGGCTGTAGCCGACCGTCTGGTAGAGTCAGGGATAAAGGGTATCCTGAACTTCGCTCCAGCAGTTCTGGAAGTGCCCAAGGAAGTAGCGGTGGAGAACGTAGACTTTCTGGCCGGGCTTAGCCGGCTCTCGTTCTTCGTCTTGAACCCCAAATGGAGAGAGGAGATGATCGGATGAAAAAGTTCATTGTGCTGGTAGTAGCCGCTTTTGCACTGGCTGGCTGCAGCAATTTTGTTAGCGACTTTGGGATTCCCACGGTGCGCTTTCACGCCGTATCGTTCGGGCCAGCAGGTAGCGGCTACGAGGTGGTTTTTGAGGTACAACCCTACCCGGGAAGCCCATCGGCGTATGTTACCCAGGTCAACACCAACGGGCCAGTTCTGTCTGGATTTGGCGTACCCGAATGCCCGTCTCAAACCACACCAGACGGCTGCCCCAAGCAAACCATAAAGCTCACCTTTAGTGCCAATCCAGGCACCCTGGACATCACCGGCTATGTAGCCCAAAGTCTAAACGGTACAACGCGTTCCATTATTCTACCTGCCCCAGTACGCATAAATCCATAAGGCAAAGCATTTGCAGAATGTCCTTGCAGCAATGGTCGGCATCTCCAGGTTTCTATGCTGGCCTTGTATGTTTTGGAGGGCCCCATTCCAGCCAAGCCCTAACAGCGGGCCTAACGTAGCTAGCGGCTGTCATGTAGTCTTCAACTAGTCTTCAACGTACATATTGCAACATCCACAGGGCTTCTTGCCGGGATTGCGTAAATCACATCAGCAGTGCTGCCCTTATGCCCGAGCCGGTCAATAGGGACGAGAGCCCCGGTTGTGCAGGGGGATGGGGGCTATAATCATTCAGATGAGCATCAAGTCCTTCACCCTCGACCTTGAAACCCAGCTATCCGAGTTTGAATCACGCTTGCGGGATGTCGTTCGGTCGGAGGTGGAGTTTGTCCAGCTCATTGAAGAAGAGCTGGTAACTGCAGGGGGAAAGCGTGTGCGGCCCCGGCTGGTTTTTTTGGCCAGTAACGCCCTGGGGGGTGTACCAGGCGCCATGGAGCTAGCCCTGGCGGTAGAGCTGTTACACTCGGCCTCGCTCTTACACGACGATCTGGTAGACGACGCCGAGACCCGGCGCGGCAAGGAAGCTGCTTTTCGCAAGTATGGCAACGCGGTCTCGGTGCTATCGGGCGACTACCTGCTGTCGCGGCTGATGGCCCTGCTGGCCCAGACCGGGCGTATGGAGCTGGTAGCCATGTTTGCCGAAACGGCCCGGCAGCTCTCCGAAGCAGAGGTGCTGCAGTTTCAGGTGGCAGCGCTGCACGATTACTCGCTGGAGAACTACGAGCGCATCATCGACGGCAAAACCGCCTCGGTCATGCGGGTCGCCTGCGAAGGGGCCGCGGTGCTGGGGGATGTGCCCCCAGTTCAACGCGAGGCCCTGGCCCGCTTTGGCTCCTTGTATGGCCAGGCTTTTCAGATGCGCGATGACTACCTGGATCTGATGGGCACAACCGAGGTGCTGGGCAAGCCGGCAGGCGGGGATGTGCGCGAGGGCAAAGTTACACTCATCACCCTGCGGCTGCTGGAGGCCTACCCCGACGAAGTGGGGGCCATCTTCAAGCGCCGGGCCAGCAAAGCCGACGATATTGCCCGATTGCAAGAGTTGGCTGTGCTTTCGGGAGCCGACCTCGAGGTCATCCATGCCATTGCAATGCGGGTGGAGCAGGCCATTGCGGCCCTGCGGGCCCTCCCCCCTTCGGCCTACCGAGATGAGCTCGAGGCCCTGGCCCAGCGCGAGCTGGTGCGGGTCAGCTAACCCCGCTCGAGGCTGCAAAAAAATGGCTCCCTTCGGTTTGGGCGCATCCATGACAAACCACCAGGCCTGACGCCGGGCCGGGTGCGGTGGGGTCCTTCAGGCGATGCCTATCCATCTACTGGCGTAGGTTTGCCATGTTCATCAACAGCCACGTAGGTCAGGTTGCCCTTGGTCGCCAGTACCTTGGGCTCGCGCAGGTTTTCGCGGTAGACCTCGACCTCTACCGTCAGTGAGGTGCGGCCCACCCGCACCACCCTGGCCTCCACTTCCAGCAAATCGCCCACCTTGATGGGCACCTCAAACACCACCTCACCCACCCGAACGGTCACACAGCGTTTGCGGGCGTGACGAATGGCCGCGTAGGAACCCACCTTATCCATCAGGCCCAGTACAAAACCCCCAAAAGCGTTGCCGCCGGGGTTGGCGTGCTCAGGAAAAACCAGTTCAAGGGTACGGGCTTCACTCATATCATCACCTTTGACAGCCTACCGGGTTGGTGCAAAGCTCGGCAATGCCGACCAGTCCAGCTCACCCTGTCGGCTTGGAAGCTTGGGGCAGGTATACTCATAGGCGTTGAAAATAGGGGCAAACGCCCAGTCCAAACTGTGCCACAATAGCCCTGCTTTACATCACGGAGGTCTCACAATGCCACTCAGAAACGCCTACCGCCCCCCTGGAGACTCGAGCCTGTGGGATAGTTTTTTACGCCGCCTCGAGGCCACCATCCAGGTAGCCAAAATTCACCCCGCTACCATCCAGTACCTGACCCACCCCAAACGCATGGTGGGCATCTCGCTGCCGGTGGTGATGGACGATGGGGCCGTGCGCAACTTTACCGCCTACCGGGTGATTCACAACATCGCCCGCGGCCCTGCGCTGGGGGGCGTGCGCTACCACCCCGAGGTGGGGCTGGGCCAGACCTGCGGCATGGCGGCCTGGATGACCCTGAAATCGGCGGTGTTTGGCCTGCCCTTTGGCGGCTCGGCAGGGGGGGTGACGGTAGAACCCGCCAAGCTCTCGAGGCGGGAGCTCGAGCGCCTTTCGCGCCGTTACGTGACCGAGCTTATCGAACTCATCGGGCCGGACGAAGACGTGCTGGCCCCCGATGTGGGCACCAACGCCACCGTAATGGCCTGGTTCCAGGACACCTTTACCATGACCCGGGGCCAGACCGCCCTCAGCGCCGTAACTGGCAAGCCCACCCAACTCGGCGGGGTGGCCGTCCGCGATGAAGGCGGCGGGCAGGGCCTGGTGTATGCCCTCGCCGACCTGGCCCAGGTAAAGGGCTGGCCGGTGGACGGGGCCAGCATGGCCATTCAGGGCTTTGGACAGGTGGGTAGCGCAGTGGCCCGCTATGCGGTCAAGGAAGGGCTCAAGGTGGTGGCGGTCTCCACCAGCCGGGGTGGCGTGTACAACCCCGAGGGGCTGGATGTGGTCGCCCTCGAGCAGCACTACGCCCAGCACGGCCACCTCGAGGGTTTCCCCGGAGGACGGTTTATCACCAATCACGAGTTGCTTACGCTAAAGGTGAACTATCTGGTTCCTGCTGCCATAGAGGGCGTTATCCATGAGCACAACGCCCAGCAAATTACCGCCCAGGTGGTGCTGGAGGGGGCCAACGGGGCCATCACCCCTGAGGCCGAGTACCTGCTCAAGCTCCAGGGCGTCCAGGTTGTGCCCGACATCCTGGCCAACGGCGGGGGCCTGGTGCTCTCGTACCTCGAGTGGGTGCAAGACCTCTCTATGTTCTTCTTCGAAGAGGTGGAGATTCAACAAAAACTTCGCGAATTTATCCATCAAAGCCTGCAAGCCGTGCTCGAGCGGGCCAAACCCCTCCAGGGCGACCTGCGGGCCGGCGCGTATGCCCTGGCCGTCGAGCGCATCAACGAGGCCAGCCGCCTGCGGGGCGTCTACCCCTGATGGCTAAAAAGCCACTACTCTCACACATCAGCCAGCACCCGTTATCCGGAGGAACGTATGAAATCTGAACCCCTTTCCTATCTTTGCAGCGACAATATCGGCCCCTGGGAAATCTACCTGGCCCAGGTTGACCGCGTCACCCCCTATCTGGGCAAACTGGCCTTCTGGGTCGAAGACCTCAAGCGACCCAAACGCATCCTGATAGTGGATGTACCCGTCCAGATGGACGATGGTTCGGTGGCCCACTTCGAGGGTTACCGGGTTCATCACAATACCTTCCGAGGCCCAGCTAAGGGGGGGGTTCGCTATCACCAGGACGTAACCCTCTCCGAGGTCATGGCCCTCTCGGCCTGGATGACCATCAAAAACGCCGCTGTGGGGCTGCCCTACGGTGGGGGTAAAGGCGGCATCCGGGTAGACCCCCGCAAGTTAAGCCCCGGCGAGATTGAGCGCCTAACCCGGCGCTACACCTCGGAAATTGGCATCATCATCGGCCCCGACAAGGACATCCCGGCCCCCGACATGGGCACCGGTGCCCGCGAGATGGCCTGGATGATGGATACCTACTCCATGAATGTGGGGCGTACCGCGCCGGGCGTGGTTACGGGCAAGCCCATCGCGGTGGGCGGTTCGCTGGGGCGGCAAGACGCCACCGGGCGCGGGGTGTTTGTAACGGCCGCCGCCGCCGCAGAAAAAATCGGGCTGTCCCTGGAGGGTAGCCGGGTAGCGGTGCAGGGCTTCGGCAATGTGGGCAACGCTGCTGCTCGCATCTTCCATGACCACGGAGCAAAAATTGTTGCGGTCTCGGATGTAACCGGCGGTGTTCGCAACGATGGCGGTATAGACCCCTACGACCTCACCGCCTACGCCAAGCAGATGGGCGGTGTAAAAGGCTACCCCAAAGCCGAGCCCATTCCCGCAGCCGAGGTGCTGACCACCCCCTGCGAGTTCCTGGTTCCGGCTGCCCTGGAAAAGCAAATCACCGAAGCCAACGCCTGGAAGGTGCAGTGCAAAATTATCGCCGAGGGCGCCAACGGCCCCACCACGCCCGCCGCCGACGACATCCTGACCGAGCGCGGGATACTGGTCGTACCCGACGTGATCGCCAACGCGGGCGGCGTTACGGTTAGCTACTTCGAATGGGTGCAGGATTTCAACAGCTTCTTCTGGACCGAAGACGAAATTAACGCCAGGCTCGAGCGCCTCATGCGCCAGTCCTTTGAGGCTGTCTGGCAGGTGGCGCAGGACAAAAAGGTCTCGCTGCGCACCGCGGCCTACATTGTGGCCGCCACCCGGGTGCTCGAGGCGCGTGCCCTGCTGGGGTTGTACCCGTAATACCGGATTCAAAAAGATAATCTTCAAACAAAAAGCGCTAAGAGGCTATCTTTTTGAATCCTAGAGCACACCCCTCGCTGCGCTCGGCGAAGAAAGCGTATCCCTTCGGTCGGGTTAGTTCGTCACCGTTCGGTGACGAACTAACCGAATCTGGTATAAGGCCTGCATCGGGCCAGCCATAGGGGAAACAAAGTTTGAGGGTTTCCACGGGCCTGCCTTGCCTTTGGGAGCCCTCATCGCGCTTCCCACAATTTCTCCGCACACAGTGCGGAGAAATTTACCCAGTACAGCAAAAACCCGCTGTACTGGGTATTCGTGGGAACCGCTCTCATCGCTTTGGCGTATGCTAAAAGCGTGACGCTCAGCAACACCTGGCCTCGCTACGGAAAGGTAACCCTCAAACCCTTTACCGAACCCCTCACCGAGACCGAATGGCGGCGGTTTTACGACTGCTTCCGCGATCCCGAGATTGCCGACTGGAATGGAAGCCGTCCGCTCAAAATGCCTTTGTGGCTCTTCAAGCGGGTGGTCATGGGCGAGGTCAGCCGGGGCGACCGGGTTGGGTTTGGGATTCTGGATGAGCAAGGCGAG
It contains:
- a CDS encoding redox-sensing transcriptional repressor Rex produces the protein MAKVPSAAISRLVTYLRILEDLEARGINRTSSEQLAEEAQVTAFQVRKDLSYFGSYGTRGVGYTVQVLRRELRQILGLNRRWGLCIVGMGRLGQAIADYPGFSEIFELRGLFDRDPSKITTTFRGLQVESMDNLPRAVAERRIDFGLLAVPADSAQAVADRLVESGIKGILNFAPAVLEVPKEVAVENVDFLAGLSRLSFFVLNPKWREEMIG
- a CDS encoding membrane lipoprotein lipid attachment site-containing protein, with the protein product MKKFIVLVVAAFALAGCSNFVSDFGIPTVRFHAVSFGPAGSGYEVVFEVQPYPGSPSAYVTQVNTNGPVLSGFGVPECPSQTTPDGCPKQTIKLTFSANPGTLDITGYVAQSLNGTTRSIILPAPVRINP
- a CDS encoding polyprenyl synthetase family protein, with translation MSIKSFTLDLETQLSEFESRLRDVVRSEVEFVQLIEEELVTAGGKRVRPRLVFLASNALGGVPGAMELALAVELLHSASLLHDDLVDDAETRRGKEAAFRKYGNAVSVLSGDYLLSRLMALLAQTGRMELVAMFAETARQLSEAEVLQFQVAALHDYSLENYERIIDGKTASVMRVACEGAAVLGDVPPVQREALARFGSLYGQAFQMRDDYLDLMGTTEVLGKPAGGDVREGKVTLITLRLLEAYPDEVGAIFKRRASKADDIARLQELAVLSGADLEVIHAIAMRVEQAIAALRALPPSAYRDELEALAQRELVRVS
- a CDS encoding acyl-CoA thioesterase, with protein sequence MSEARTLELVFPEHANPGGNAFGGFVLGLMDKVGSYAAIRHARKRCVTVRVGEVVFEVPIKVGDLLEVEARVVRVGRTSLTVEVEVYRENLREPKVLATKGNLTYVAVDEHGKPTPVDG
- a CDS encoding Glu/Leu/Phe/Val family dehydrogenase, with protein sequence MPLRNAYRPPGDSSLWDSFLRRLEATIQVAKIHPATIQYLTHPKRMVGISLPVVMDDGAVRNFTAYRVIHNIARGPALGGVRYHPEVGLGQTCGMAAWMTLKSAVFGLPFGGSAGGVTVEPAKLSRRELERLSRRYVTELIELIGPDEDVLAPDVGTNATVMAWFQDTFTMTRGQTALSAVTGKPTQLGGVAVRDEGGGQGLVYALADLAQVKGWPVDGASMAIQGFGQVGSAVARYAVKEGLKVVAVSTSRGGVYNPEGLDVVALEQHYAQHGHLEGFPGGRFITNHELLTLKVNYLVPAAIEGVIHEHNAQQITAQVVLEGANGAITPEAEYLLKLQGVQVVPDILANGGGLVLSYLEWVQDLSMFFFEEVEIQQKLREFIHQSLQAVLERAKPLQGDLRAGAYALAVERINEASRLRGVYP
- a CDS encoding Glu/Leu/Phe/Val family dehydrogenase, producing MKSEPLSYLCSDNIGPWEIYLAQVDRVTPYLGKLAFWVEDLKRPKRILIVDVPVQMDDGSVAHFEGYRVHHNTFRGPAKGGVRYHQDVTLSEVMALSAWMTIKNAAVGLPYGGGKGGIRVDPRKLSPGEIERLTRRYTSEIGIIIGPDKDIPAPDMGTGAREMAWMMDTYSMNVGRTAPGVVTGKPIAVGGSLGRQDATGRGVFVTAAAAAEKIGLSLEGSRVAVQGFGNVGNAAARIFHDHGAKIVAVSDVTGGVRNDGGIDPYDLTAYAKQMGGVKGYPKAEPIPAAEVLTTPCEFLVPAALEKQITEANAWKVQCKIIAEGANGPTTPAADDILTERGILVVPDVIANAGGVTVSYFEWVQDFNSFFWTEDEINARLERLMRQSFEAVWQVAQDKKVSLRTAAYIVAATRVLEARALLGLYP